The following are encoded together in the Salvelinus fontinalis isolate EN_2023a unplaced genomic scaffold, ASM2944872v1 scaffold_0196, whole genome shotgun sequence genome:
- the LOC129844342 gene encoding myeloid-associated differentiation marker-like protein 2 — MNPQGGQYLNKAAVFSSLGAARLSQLALSCSVVAMVSHSAGYSGGSYGVFCMAVWCACFGMTTVVFFLDATRLHACLPVSWDNLTVAFAALATLMYVTASVVYPVYFVRAECPYAGCEVRNFRIAVTVCSIAGSLAYGAEVILSRAKPGRVVGYMATVSGLLKVVQGFVACIIFGALANGTEYSRHVAMIYCVVVYAVCFAMTTVVVILTVSGRTGCLKLPFDRFVVVYTLLAVLLYLSASVVWPVFCFDRKYGSPERPSSCPRGRCPWDSKVVVAVFSVVNLALYVADLVYSQRIRFVTQQPRV, encoded by the exons ATGAACCCTCAGGGGGGTCAGTACCTCAACAAGGCGGCGGTCTTCTCCTCGCTTGGTGCCGCCCGCCTCTCCCAGCTGGCCCTGAGCTGCTCGGTGGTCGCCATGGTGAGCCACAGTGCGGGCTACAGCGGCGGGTCGTACGGCGTGTTCTGCATGGCGGTGTGGTGCGCGTGCTTCGGCATGACGACGGTGGTGTTCTTCCTGGACGCCACCCGTCTCCACGCCTGTCTGCCGGTCTCCTGGGATAACCTGACGGTGGCATTCGCCGCCCTGGCGACCCTCAT gtaTGTGACAGCCTCGGTGGTTTACCCAGTCTACTTTGTCAGAGCAGAGTGCCCCTACGCAGGCTGTGAGGTCCGGAACTTCCGCATCGCCGTCACTGTCTGCTCCATCGCCGGCTCCCTGGCCTACGGCGCCGAGGTGATCCTCTCGCGGGCCAAACCAGGCCGGGTCGTGGGCTACATGGCAACCGTCTCCGGCCTCCTCAAGGTCGTCCAGGGCTTCGTGGCGTGCATTATCTTCGGAGCGCTGGCGAACGGGACCGAGTATTCTCGTCACGTAGCGATGATTTACTGCGTGGTCGTCTACGCCGTCTGTTTCGCCATGACGACCGTTGTGGTTATATTGACCGTGTCCGGTCGCACCGGGTGTTTGAAGTTACCGTTCGACCGGTTTGTTGTTGTTTACACGCTCTTAGCGGTTCTTCTCTACCTCAGCGCCTCCGTCGTCTGGCCCGTGTTCTGCTTCGACAGGAAGTACGGATCGCCAGAGCGCCCGTCGTCATGCCCGCGGGGCCGGTGTCCGTGGGATAGTAAGGTGGTCGTGGCGGTGTTTAGCGTGGTCAACCTGGCGCTGTACGTCGCCGACCTGGTGTACTCACAACGGATACGTTTCGTAACCCAGCAACCACGGGTGTAG